Within the Populus trichocarpa isolate Nisqually-1 chromosome 14, P.trichocarpa_v4.1, whole genome shotgun sequence genome, the region TTAGCTACTGTGACTACAGGTTAGTCCATTTAGACCTGTTTTGTTTGTGaaaggttgtttttttagaaattatttttaaaattattttgtttttgtatattattagaaaagttagtcaatgaaaaatatttttcgatcaaaaaaaaatttagcgtaattttttttattttagagagaAATACTTTctagaaattgtgaaaaaaattaaaaatatcatgttatttattgattatattaaatttaatcttcaaacttttaattgctatatattttattttagttttttttttaattttatcgtttagaattttatttaatttgatttttatattaattttagtttttatttttttattattgtttattttttttttaattaaaattttttaattatcaaatttaatattcaaaCTCTTAGTTGCTGCTTAAAACTTGGATAGGGTAGGTGTCGTACTGACCCCGTTGATGAGAAAGTTAGGCGCCCACACTGACTGACAAAGCGTAAAGCGAAGAAACAGGCGGCCTCCATGTAAAATAGTAGAGGTGGTTAGAGTGATACAAGCATGggaacataaatatttttcaagctgTAAAATAGTAGGTGCTTTCCTGCTATTTAAGGAAGCAGAGCTCTGACAGGACGGGAAGCCTTAAGAACTCCTCCAAATTTCCAAGATAAGAAATACTTCTGCTGCTTTCACCGGAATGAAACTCTAAACTTTGTTGCATTGTAgcatagagagagagaatgcTCTTTGTTCCAAAAGGATATATAAATGGAGCACAGAGTCCATAATAATAAATACGAGTATTCAACTTGCATCTCCAAATTTCTGTAACATGaatcaagattttcaaaatcagaAGCGAGGGCCTCTCTATCTCTCCTCCAGACATGGAAACCCCATAAATACCAGACACCTAAACTACAGTCGACCAGAAAGCCCTGGTCCTCCGGAACTGTACACTTCCAAAAACACCTCTTGAAAGAAAACCTCAAACCCAATATCCATCATTCCAAAAACGCCTTGACAGGAGGCCCCCCCCATGTTCACTCATGCTGCCCCTTAATCTATAGAAGGCTGGTTTACTTCTTACTGTTTTCAAGGGACCAGACCGGTTCCCATGTATCGGCAACGACAACCACCGATCCCCATCTAAACTTGAAGCTGAAAACGGTCTGTTTTCCATCTCTTCAAGTGGACCTGAACTGTACTGCATCGTGATGAAAGAAGAGGCTCTCCCATAAGTTAACCGAGGGGAGATCCCACCGGCATTCCACCAGCTACTGTCCAAAGGAACAAGATCGCCTTTGAAGTCGGATTCCAGAACAGAAGACCCCTTTTGACTGCAGTAGTCTCCGCAAGTCTCATCAGTGTCATTATATATCAGTTTCAGAGCCTGCACAACTTCACCCATGAATGGCCTGTTAGCCACCTCTGAGTGAACACACATGGAAGCAATGGCTGCCACTTTAGCCATGTCATCGAAGTCATAGCTTCCTGCCAGGGAAGGATCCACCAACTGCTCCAATCCTTCTCTACTAGTTAGCAGTGGGCGTGCCCAAGTCACTAGATTTTCCTGTCCCGGGGGTTGTGACATATCCACGGGTTTTCTTCCAGATAGAAGCTCAAGCAGCACAACCCCATAACTATAAACATCACTCTTTACAAGTAGATGCCCTGTCATTGCATATTCAGGGGCAACGTACCTACAAACCAAAACCTCAGAAAGTGAGATGGGGGACTAAAGTAATATTTGAATAATTGCATCTTTATAATGTACAGAAAAAAGTAAAGAGAAACATCAGCCATCATCAAACTCATACAGATTCTCATGGACAGTAAGAAATCCACCACTCCCAAtaagaaatagtaaaataaatacAGTTCAATGTGATTGGTGATGGGTCATGTTTCCAATGAAATCTTACTAAACACTGACAAGGCAAGTGTAATTACCCAAAAGTTCCCATCACCCTCGTAGAAATATGATGACTTCCTTCCGTTGCTTCCCTCGCCAAGCCAAAATCAGAGACCTTCGGGGTGAAGTCCTCTTCTAGTAAAACATTACTAGCCTTAAAATCTCGATGAATTACACGAGGATTAGAATCTTCATGAAGATAAGCCAATCCCCTAGCTGCTCCAAGGGCAATCTTCAACCGTGCATCCCAGTCAAGAGGTCCCTTATCATTGTCAACACCTGAAACGTGTCAATAAATGGGGCATGGAACAAGAAACTTCATTTTACCTTCTTGTTTCAGGGAAAATAACTTGCAAGACAATTGAATGAATATTGCTGAATGAAAAGCTCAATATCATTAGGAGGTATCCAGGACAAATTATAGAATGCACATGGCACAATTAAACACATGtttcaaaaaatgaaagaaaaaaagttgatcCGATGTGATGAGGAAAATACCATGCAAGTGTGATTCTACACTGCCATTCCGAACAAGTTCATACACCAAGCAGCGTGTGCGCCCTTCAATACATATGCCAATGAGTTTCACGAGGTTGCGGTGATGCAACCGACTCAACATTTCAACTTCAGCAATAAATTCACGGTCTCCATTCTGATTGTTCCTCGTAAGCAGCTTAACAGCAACTTCAGTTCCATCTTCCATACTCCCATCGAAAACACGTCCAAATCCTCCTTCACCTAAAATTCTCTTTGAACTGAACTTGTCTGTTGCCTTCTCAAGCTCAGTGAATGTAAATGTTTTGACAGAGAGCATACACGAAGCCATGTTGGACATGAGGGACATTGGTGTTGAGCTTGCAATGCTACTTGACAAGAAAGACCCAATGCCTGCATCACATGCAGCAATCAAGTATTTAACTTAGGCATGGACTTATCTTGTTTACTAACAATTATTTAGAGATCATAGAAAATAAAGCCAATAAAGCACGACTACAAAAACTGCTTGCTCTATTCCAAAAGACACATGTGAAGTGACATAAAAGATTTTTATAGCATACATTTCTGTAAACTTTCCCACTTGTATTCTCCATTATAAACTACAGTAGAAGCTGTGAAATAACAGGATTGGCATTCAAAAGTGGAGATGTAACAGCATAAACATTACATGACACTTTGACCAAATAAATCTTTACAAGTAGAACAAAATGAATATAAAGGGGCATACCAGATCTTTTATTTATAGAGGACATGAATGCCGGACCAACAGCACTTGATGGTCTTCCAGATTTTCTCCATCTTATGACAATGGCAATTGCTCCAATGAAAACCACTAAAACCACAAATGCTGACAGAGTAATGATGACGATGGTTCTAAGATTCATCCTCTGGTTCTTGTTTACAAAATTAGCAGTGATGGGGAGATCCCTGGTACTTCCACTTGGACCACTCCCCGTGTAGTTTGGATATGGTGATGAAGAAGGAATCCCTAATATAATCTCAGGAGGTAGGTCACGaccattaaaataacatatgtAAAGCCACAAAGATTTACAAGAGAATCGAGATTATTACCTGGATAACTAATGTATACTACTTCATAATTACCAAAAAGAGTTATATTTAAAGGCactttctttttccaaaatCTATCATATGTAAGTATTGCCGTAGTATTATCAAACTTCTCTCCAAGTGGAACCAAGTTGATATCCACCACAGTTTTCCCCTGATTTTGACTATCAGCAGCTGCACCCATTATTTTCACCTGACTCTCTTCCAGATACGTGCCTGCTGCAACTTCACTCTCTAGTTCTCTCATAACAGGAAAAACTGCATACGGCGCCACATCTAGGAGAAGTCTGACTTTCATAGGAAAAACACAGCCACAAGGTGAGCCAAAGGGAACTGCAGTGAGTGGCTCAGTGCATATTTGGTCACAGCCTGCCAAAGAATCTTTTATCAACATAAATTCAAAAGCACCTTACAAAGAACTAGAAACTCTAGCTGCCAGATGTTACTTTGATCTTCTGAAGGGGACGGAGCAGTCACAGCAGGTTTCACAGGGCGATGATGATGTCTGTGATGACCACCATGACGTCTTGGTAAGGGTGCACTATGAGGAACAGGGAGAAAATCTGAAATAAGAAGAGATGAAATTAGTGAAATTCCAATAGCAGTGTCAAGGAAAGTTGCTGAGAAATTGAGAATAAAGGGCACCTTGATGTGCTGGAGAAGGTGCAGGTGAGAGGGAAGGGCCCAAAGAAGACTGAACCACATGACTATGAGATGGTCGTGATCGAGCAAATGACAAACTCATTGCAGCTGACATTCCTGTAAGCAGTAGAGTGCATGTTGTCCATAGTCAGCAATAATACACAGCTATCACATATAGATGGAGATTGAcatagagtaaaaaaaaagtttgaccTGCACTACAGTGacttaatttattaacaatgaATTTTGCCATTACAGGAAGACATTGACCTTCCCAGATACTAAAACTTTGTGGCCTTACCGTGTCGCACAAAAATGTCTTTCACAGATAATCGCCAACTTGGTGGCAAAGGAGACAAATACACATGAAGTAATGGATGTCCTGAAAAGAATGGAGAACAGATAAGTTAGTTTTCTTGAATGACGCGAAGTTGCAAGACCtcttgtgataaaaaaaaatcatgtgactAATTGATATCTAATATGTTATAACAATGTGTAAGGATGCATGgctacaaaaacaattaatgaa harbors:
- the LOC7464415 gene encoding receptor-like serine/threonine-protein kinase ALE2, producing MHTLTTSLLVLCWSSFVFACLGHPLLHVYLSPLPPSWRLSVKDIFVRHGMSAAMSLSFARSRPSHSHVVQSSLGPSLSPAPSPAHQDFLPVPHSAPLPRRHGGHHRHHHRPVKPAVTAPSPSEDQSCDQICTEPLTAVPFGSPCGCVFPMKVRLLLDVAPYAVFPVMRELESEVAAGTYLEESQVKIMGAAADSQNQGKTVVDINLVPLGEKFDNTTAILTYDRFWKKKVPLNITLFGNYEVVYISYPGIPSSSPYPNYTGSGPSGSTRDLPITANFVNKNQRMNLRTIVIITLSAFVVLVVFIGAIAIVIRWRKSGRPSSAVGPAFMSSINKRSGIGSFLSSSIASSTPMSLMSNMASCMLSVKTFTFTELEKATDKFSSKRILGEGGFGRVFDGSMEDGTEVAVKLLTRNNQNGDREFIAEVEMLSRLHHRNLVKLIGICIEGRTRCLVYELVRNGSVESHLHGVDNDKGPLDWDARLKIALGAARGLAYLHEDSNPRVIHRDFKASNVLLEEDFTPKVSDFGLAREATEGSHHISTRVMGTFGYVAPEYAMTGHLLVKSDVYSYGVVLLELLSGRKPVDMSQPPGQENLVTWARPLLTSREGLEQLVDPSLAGSYDFDDMAKVAAIASMCVHSEVANRPFMGEVVQALKLIYNDTDETCGDYCSQKGSSVLESDFKGDLVPLDSSWWNAGGISPRLTYGRASSFITMQYSSGPLEEMENRPFSASSLDGDRWLSLPIHGNRSGPLKTVRSKPAFYRLRGSMSEHGGGLLSRRFWNDGYWV